The following proteins are co-located in the Camelina sativa cultivar DH55 chromosome 12, Cs, whole genome shotgun sequence genome:
- the LOC104733933 gene encoding AP2/ERF and B3 domain-containing transcription factor At1g50680-like — protein MRFNEEPEKALVVASATKTVTVPGNLKYKGVVQQQNGHWGAQICADNKRIWLGTFKSAAEAATAYDSASIKLPSFDANSHRNFPWSDLTVHEREFQDTYELEAVLNMIRDGSYQHKFRDFLKLRPQMVARINVGGSKQVRGEADQESDKCFSCTQLFQKVLTPSDVGKVNRLVIPKKYAVKYMPCINEKLEEGEQGRIGGAVEDVEIVFDDRTMRQWKFKYSFWKSSQSIVFTRGLNAFVKEKNLKEKDIIVFYDCDVPSDAKTLEGQSKNFKMIDVHYFSGNGFMVPEEVSKTAQESSGEEMKTGNLFSSKLEDEEPKSEENNYAVWNFKRFFSWFLRK, from the exons ATGAGATTTAATGAGGAACCAGAAAAAGCCCTAGTGGTTGCGTCTGCGACAAAGACGGTTACCGTTCCAGGCAATCTCAAGTACAAAGGAGTGGTTCAGCAGCAGAACGGTCACTGGGGGGCTCAGATCTGCGCAGACAACAAAAGGATTTGGCTTGGAACTTTCAAATCCGCTGCTGAAGCCGCCACCGCTTACGATAGCGCATCCATCAAACTCCCGAGTTTCGATGCCAACTCGCACCGGAACTTCCCTTGGTCTGACCTCACTGTCCACGAACGGGAATTCCAAGATACCTACGAATTAGAAGCTGTGTTAAACATGATCAGAGACGGTTCTTACCAGCACAAGTTCAGAGACTTTCTCAAACTCCGACCTCAGATGGTGGCGCGTATCAACGTCGGTGGATCAAAACAAGTCAGAGGAGAAGCAGATCAAGAATCGGACAAGTGCTTCTCTTGCACGCAGCTTTTTCAGAAGGTGTTGACACCGAGCGATGTAGGGAAAGTGAATAGGCTTGTGATACCTAAGAAGTACGCAGTGAAGTATATGCCTTGCATAAACGAGAAATTAGAAGAGGGCGa acaaggccga ATTGGAGGAGCTGTGGAAGATGTGGAGATTGTGTTTGACGACAGAACAATGAGACAATGGAAGTTTAAGTATTCTTTCTGGAAAAGTAGCCAGAGCATTGTCTTCACCAGAGGATTGAATGCATTCGTCAAGGAGAAGAATCTCAAGGAGAAGGATATTATCGTCTTTTACGATTGCGATGTCCCGAGCGATGCCAAGACATTAGAAGGCCAAAGCAAGAACTTCAAGATGATCGATGTTCATTACTTTTCAGGCAACGGTTTCATGGTTCCTGAGGAAGTCAGTAAGACGGCTCAGGAGAGTTCTGGTGAAGAAATGAAGACAGGAAACCTCTTTAGCTCAAAGTTAGAAGATGAAGAACCCAAATCAGAGGAGAACAACTATGCTGTTTGgaattttaagagatttttttcaTGGTTCCTGAGGAAGTAA